One window from the genome of Pieris rapae chromosome 8, ilPieRapa1.1, whole genome shotgun sequence encodes:
- the LOC110999003 gene encoding uncharacterized protein LOC110999003, giving the protein MSSDKKCCVPGCFESGASHKVLHLFPNPNKDPDRVEAWRKAVGGKILELSFEHIYKYRRVCRAHFEDKFHCRYERLSNISIPTVNMAGEQRMAPTQAIASDELNENTPVIELPIGHLRNLKKRVKMKAYTLAESTERSKINLKNKQLVFFLSTVVKNNCKGFFFGKILDFK; this is encoded by the exons ATGTCGTCGGATAAAAAGTGTTGTGTACCTGGGTGTTTTGAGTCCGGtg CATCGCATAAAGTGCTGCATCTATTTCCCAACCCCAACAAAGACCCAGATCGTGTCGAAGCTTGGAGAAAGGCTGTTGGCGGAAAGATACTTGAATTATCTTTCGAGCATATTTACAAGTATCGTCGTGTATGCCGTGCTCATTTCGAAGATAAATTTCACTGTCGCTACGAGAGACTGTCCAACATATCAATTCCAACCGTTAATATGGcag GTGAACAAAGAATGGCTCCAACTCAAGCTATAGCTTCTGATGAATTGAACGAAAATACACCTGTAATAGAATTACCAATTGGTC aTTTAAGGAATTTGAAGAAAAGAGTGAAAATGAAAGCTTATACACTTGCTGAAAGCACTGAAAgatcaaaaataaacttaaaaaacaagCAACTCGTATTCTTTTTATCTACTGTGGTAAAGAACAATTGCAAAGGCTTTTTTTTTGgcaaaatattagattttaaatag